The following proteins are encoded in a genomic region of Plasmodium chabaudi chabaudi strain AS genome assembly, chromosome: 1:
- a CDS encoding mitochondrial chaperone BCS1, putative: MQKLVMNKNCELNAEKNPGLGFTFDEKDGFFASIFKNITKNEYFSAGVGIISVGAFVTVANRLNSYMYSAIKKNLFTSLEITINDTSYYWILEYMVKKGIISRHLSLKTQIINDKNCKNAIFSFLPSVGNHLFIYNNTFIFIERNRDKNMISETNRSLPFENIKLSTFVWSKYIFQELLKDAKIYIDKKEEGKTLLYKTFGHEWRPFGAPKNKRPINSVILPENLREYIISDIQTFLNSSKWYIDKGIPYRRCYLLHGPPGCGKSSLISALAGYFDFNICTINVNDIYLTDDRFIHLLATVPPKTILILEDIDFIFLNSALDNTSTNNSTSKPNTTTQSSNSIFNTDSHSIRTLGVSYSGLLNALDGVVATEERIIFMTTNNIEKLPSTLIRPGRVDMKIFIPYASMYQYKNMFLRFFPNHNDLADKFSTIFQNFNLSMAEIQSFFLFSKHDPYKTIKNAEDWVNLYGKKKDGT; this comes from the coding sequence ATGCAAAAGCTGGTGATGAACAAAAACTGCGAATTAAACGCAGAAAAAAATCCAGGTTTAGGATTTACGTTTGACGAAAAAGATGGTTTTTTCGCatcaatatttaaaaacataacaaaaaatgaatatttcaGTGCAGGGGTTGGTATAATATCTGTTGGCGCATTTGTCACCGTTGCTAATAGGTTAAATAGCTATATGTATAGtgctataaaaaaaaatctatTTACATCGCTAGAAATAACCATAAATGATACATCCTATTATTGGATACTAGAATATATGGTGAAAAAAGGAATTATTAGTAGACATTTAAGTTTAAAaacacaaataataaatgataaaaattgtaaaaatgctatattttcatttcttcCGAGTGTTGGtaatcatttatttatatataataatacatttatatttattgaaaGAAATagagataaaaatatgatttcTGAAACTAATAGATCATTAccatttgaaaatataaaattaagtaCCTTTGTATGGtcgaaatatatatttcaagaattattaaaagatgccaaaatatatatagataaaaaggaagaaggaaaaacattattatataaaactttTGGTCATGAATGGAGACCTTTTGGAGcaccaaaaaataaaagaccTATTAATTCAGTTATATTACCTGAAAATTTAcgtgaatatataattagtGATATACAAACTTTTCTTAATTCAAGCAAATGGTATATTGATAAAGGTATACCATATAGGAGATGCTACTTATTACATGGTCCACCTGGATGTGGAAAAAGTAGTCTAATCAGTGCATTAGCGGgatattttgattttaatatttgtacTATAAATGTTAATGACATATATCTTACTGATGATAGATTCATACATCTACTAGCAACTGTCCCTCCAAAAACTATTTTAATTCTCGAAGATAtcgattttatttttctcaaCTCAGCACTAGATAATACTAGTACTAACAATTCAACAAGTAAGCCTAATACCACAACACAATCCTCAAATTCTATATTCAATACAGACTCACATTCTATAAGAACATTAGGCGTATCATATAGTGGCCTTTTAAATGCATTAGATGGTGTTGTAGCAACAGAAGaaagaataatttttatgacaACTAACAATATTGAAAAACTCCCTAGTACTCTTATTAGACCTGGAAGAGTtgatatgaaaatatttattcctTATGCAAGCATGtatcaatataaaaatatgtttttacgATTTTTTCCGAATCATAATGATTTGGCTGATAAATTTTCGAcgatttttcaaaattttaatttaagtATGGCTGAAATACAgtctttctttttattttcaaagcATGATCCATATAAGACCATAAAAAATGCTGAGGATTGGGTTAACTTATAtggcaaaaaaaaagatggCACTTAA
- a CDS encoding dihydroorotate dehydrogenase, putative codes for MIMKKGLESYISRGNSKLIGNLLKKYGTLNNKNSTTKYRNYYNSLNNISKKDCLVLHDKYRILGYNGNRDFLNINVRTYSSSNSNPDPLNVGFFEDEMKRFDERMNKEKSKHKRALFFIFSSILGLYMYFESYNPEFFMYDILLDLCLNYVDSELCHDLFLLLGKYGLLPYDTTNDSLYATSDIKHLNFVNPFGIAAGFDKNGICIDSMLKLGFSFIEIGTITPKPQKGNDKPRIFRDVENKSIINSCGFNNIGCDQVTENLINFRKKQQEDKLLSKHIVGVSLGKNKDTENMVDDLKYSIYKIARYADYIAINVSSPNTPGLRDNQESNKLKNIILFVKDEINRIEQRAHTSGNFWVNTTKKKPLVFVKLAPDLENSEKKKIAQVLLDTGVDGMIISNTTINKMNIKSFEGKKGGVSGERLKDLSTDLISDMYIYTNKQIPIIASGGIFTGADALEKIEAGASVCQLYSCLVFNGVKSAIQIKREFNNALYQKGYYNLREAIGKKHSNTKS; via the coding sequence AtgattatgaaaaaaggaCTGGAGAGCTACATATCGAGGGGAAATTCAAAGTTAATTggaaatttattaaaaaaatatggaacattaaataataaaaatagtacaacaaaatataggaattattataatagtttgaataatatttccAAGAAGGATTGCTTAGTATTAcatgataaatatagaatacTTGGATATAATGGTAATCgagattttttaaatataaatgttcGAACATATAGCAGTAGTAATTCAAATCCAGACCCTTTAAACGTAGGATTTTTCGAAGATGAAATGAAAAGATTTGATGAAAGAAtgaataaagaaaaatcaaaacataaaagagctttattttttatatttagtaGTATACTAggattatatatgtattttgaATCATATAATCCTGAGTTTTTTATGTATGACATACTTTTAGATTTATGTTTAAATTATGTAGATAGTGAGTTATGCCATgatctatttttattattaggaAAATATGGTTTATTACCATATGACACAACTAATGATAGTTTATATGCAACGTCCgatataaaacatttaaattttgtaaaccCTTTTGGAATTGCAGCTggttttgataaaaatggtatATGTATAGATAGTATGTTAAAACTAggattttcatttatagaAATCGGTACGATAACACCGAAACCTCAAAAGGGAAACGATAAACCTCGAATTTTTAGAGatgtagaaaataaaagtataataaattcatgtggatttaataatataggaTGTGATCAAGTTActgaaaatttaattaactttagaaaaaaacaacaagAAGATAAGCTATTAAGTAAGCACATTGTTGGTGTAAGTcttggaaaaaataaagatacgGAAAATATGGTGGatgatttaaaatattctatttataaaattgctAGATATGCAGATTATATTGCAATTAATGTAAGTTCCCCTAATACTCCAGGTTTAAGAGATAATCAagaatcaaataaattaaaaaatattattttatttgtgaaggatgaaataaataggATAGAGCAAAGAGCTCATACTAGTGGAAATTTTTGGGTAAATACAACAAAAAAGAAGCCTCTAGTTTTCGTTAAATTGGCTCCCGATCTAGAAAATAgcgaaaagaaaaaaatcgCCCAAGTTTTATTAGACACAGGAGTAGATGGTATGATTATTTCTAATACTACaattaacaaaatgaatataaaaagtttcGAAGGTAAAAAAGGAGGAGTGAGTGGAGAAAGATTGAAAGATCTATCAACAGATTTAATATCagatatgtatatatacactaATAAGCAAATTCCAATTATTGCATCTGGTGGTATATTTACAGGGGCAGATGCACTGGAAAAAATTGAGGCTGGTGCATCAGTTTGTCAATTATATTCATGTTTAGTTTTTAACGGAGTAAAATCCGCTATTCAAATTAAAAGGGAATTTAATAATGCGTTGTATCAAAAAGGTTATTACAATTTGAGAGAAGCTAttggaaaaaaacataGTAATACAAAGTCTTGA